GTCCATCCCTGCTTGCGTTTGCGTATCTACGATGCGCGTGCATCCCTCCAGATCTAAAGGCATTGCCCAGTGCCGTTGCAGCTGTTTTGCCAGCAGCAGGGCGTGGTTGAATCCGCGTTGCCGGAGTCGATTGATGTGCATAGGCATGGCAAGCAACACGGCGGCTTGGTTGGCATCCTCGTGTTGCGGCCATTGCGTGATCAGGCTGTCAGTCAAGAGTGGGCTTATAAAAAGCTGTTGATGGTATTTGAATTGATGTAGCAGACGATCCAGTGGGTAGGCGTAGCGGAAGGGCGCAAACGTGCGATCAAACGCAGGCGGATGTTGCAGGCAACGGCCGCAGAGCGCACCAGCCGCATTGGGCAATGCACACTGAGGACATCGTGCTGCCGTATACCAAGGCAGTGCTGCAATACAGTCTGCGCAAATGGGGGTATGCGTGAATCCCAAACGCGCCTTGGGTGCCGTGTTAGCTGCGCACAACAAACATGGCAGCGTCGATGTCAACCAAGCTTTCAGCAGATGGCTGGGTGTGATTTGATTAAATTTTAATCTGTTGTAAAATTTTTTCACGATATATTTTAAACAACATATAATTCGCACGTATATTTCATCTATTTTTTATTGCGTGGTATTTATGGAACAACAAACCTCCGCTGCTGCTGTTAGCAGCGAAATCCAAACTTCTGTCATCAATCTAGATGGCTTAAAACCCTCCAGCGCCTGTCATCCTACTGTTGAGCGCTGGCGTGTTGAAGACATCATGGCACTATTCGCCTTGCCATTCAATGACTTGCTGCATCGCGCGCACAGCGTGCATCGTGAGCATTTTGACCCGAATGCGGTGCAAGTCAGTACCTTGTTGTCGATTAAAACTGGCGGTTGTTCTGAGGATTGTGGTTACTGTCCGCAAGCCGCGCGCTACCACACCGAGGTTGAGAATGAGCCTTTGATGCAGTTGGATGAGGTGCTCGCCGCCGCCAAGGCTGCTAAAGATAGCGGTGCGAGTCGTTTTTGCATGGGGGCTGCTTGGCGGGGTCCCAAACAGCGTGATCTAGAGCCTGTTCTGAAAATGATTTCTGAAGTGAAAGCCATGGGCCTGCAAACCTGTGCGACGCTGGGTATGCTCAAAGAGGGTCAGGCAGAACAACTCAAAGATGCCGGGTTGGACTACTACAATCACAACCTCGATACTGCGCCTGAGTTTTATGGCGATGTGATTACCACCCGCACTTACCAAGACCGTTTAGATACACTGGACAGGGTACGTAGTGTGGCGATTAATGTGTGTAGTGGCGGCATTATTGGCATGGGCGAGACCCGCGCCCAACGTGCCGGCTTGGTTGCGCAATTAGCCAATATGGAGCAGCCGCCTGAAAGCGTGCCGATTAACTTGTTGACGCAAGTGGAAGGCACGCCACTGCATGGCACCGATGCGCTGGATCCGTTGGAGTTTGTGCGCACGATCGCCATTGCACGCATTACCATGCCCACTAGCTTCGTCCGCTTGTCTGCGGGTCGGCAAAGTATGGGCGAAGCAGTGCAAGCGTTGTGCTTTCATGCAGGCGCTAACAGTATTTTTTATGGTGAAAAATTACTCACAACGGGTAACCCTGAAGTGGCGTCTGACAACTTGTTGTTTGAAAAACTGGGCTTGAAGAAAATCTAATGAGCAGTCTGCTGGATTATTTAGCCGCCGATCTCGACAAGCGGCAAACGCAGGGCCTGATGCGTCAACGTCGCTTGTTGGACTCGCCGCAGGCTGAGCATATTACAGCCAATGGTCAGGCTTTTCTGTCGTTTTGTAGCAATGACTATCTGGGGTTGGCCAATGATCCCGCCCTGGTCGCGGCGTTGCAAGCGGCAGCAACAGAGGCAGGCGTTGGCAGTGGCGCCTCTAACCTGATTACCGGCCATCACCGCTATCATGATCAGCTAGAGCAAGCGTTGGCCGCCTTTGTTGGTAAGCCATCGGCTTTGTTATTTTCAACCGGCTATATGGCGAATATTGGCGTCATCAGTGCGCTGATGGGCCGTGACGATGCCGTGTTTTCCGATAAGCTGAATCATGCCTGCCTGAATGACGGCGCATTTTTGTCACGCGCCACGCATCACCGTTTTGCGCATAATGATGTCGCGGCGCTCGAAAAGTTGCTGCAAGCCAGCACGGCGCGCCACAAGTTAGTGACTGCCGATGCCGTGTTTAGTATGGATGGCGATATTGCGCCGCTGGCAGACTATCTAAGCTTGTGTGAACGCTATGATGCCTACTTATATGTCGATGACGCACATGGCTTTGGTGTGTTGGGCCCTCAGGGCCGCGGCACACTCCAGCATCTGGGTTTAGCGTCGCCGCGTCTGATCATGATGGGCACGCTGGGTAAAGCTGCTGGCGTTGCGGGTGCGTTTGTGGCCGCTGAAAAGATCGTCATTGATTATTTAATTCAGCATGCCAACAGTTATATTTATACCACACCGGCCCCACCGCCGCTGTCGGCGGCGTTGCTGGCGTCACTGCACGAAATTGAAACAGGCGATGCGCGCAGACAGCAATTGTTTGACATGATCGCTTTGCTCAAGCGTGAGCTGGCTTTAACGCGTTGGCACTTGCAAGTCTCAGAAACGGCGATTCAGCCACTGATTGTGGGCGATAACCATGAAGCGCTTGCGCTCAGCCATTACCTGCAATTGCGCGGTATCTTGGTGCCAGCGATTCGCCCACCCACCGTCCCATTAAACACTGCCCGTTTGCGAATTTCATTGTCTGCCGCGCATGGTGAGGCAGATGTGCGCGCTTTAATTTCGGCATTGCATGCGGCAGAACGCGAGATCCCCGTCGGACCGCAGGCATGAGTTGCTTTATCGAAATCATGGGGCAGGGCAAGCCCTTAGTCATGTTGCATGGATGGGGCATGAACAGTGCCGTGTGGGAGCGGGTTGTGAAGCGCCTGTCGGCCAACTACCGCTTATTTTTGGTCGACTTACCAGGCATGGGCCAAAGTCGTCCGGTCTATCCCTATCATTTGCACAGCGTTGCTGAGGCGGTGGCTGAAGAGATTCCCGGTGTATCGACCATTTTGGGTTGGTCTTTGGGCGGCTTGGTCGCGCAACAGATCGCTCTCAATCAACCGGATCGGGTTGAAAAACTCATTCTGGTCGGGACCAATCCTTGTTTTGTCAGCAAGCCTGACTGGCCACATGGGATTGATGCGCGACATTTTGAACAATTCAACGCGCGTTTCGCGCAAGACTTTAATGCGACTTTGCTTAACTTTTTGACCTTGCAATGCATGCACGCCAAAGATGCACGCGCGACAGTGCGCCAGTTACGCACCGCGTTTGCGGCTAAACCAACCCCTAGCCAAGATCACTTGAATCAGGCGCTAGAAATCCTATTGCAAACCGATTTACGCGAAGAAGTGAGCCGCCTGTTTCAGCCAACGTTGTTGATTCATGGTGACCGCGATACGTTGGCGCCGGTATCGGCGGCGCATTGGTTAGCCATGCACATGCAACGCGCAAGTCTGCGCGTGATTGCAGGCGCGTCCCATGCCCCATTTTTGTCGCATGCCGAAGTATTTTGCGACGCAGTAGACGGATTCATGGCCGATGATGCCAGCCTTCGGGCAGCGGAGAGCTAAATGCAGGATGTGTATCAAATCGACAAGTCGCGTATGCGGCAGTCGTTTCACCGGGCGGC
This Methylophilus medardicus DNA region includes the following protein-coding sequences:
- a CDS encoding ComF family protein — protein: MRIICCLKYIVKKFYNRLKFNQITPSHLLKAWLTSTLPCLLCAANTAPKARLGFTHTPICADCIAALPWYTAARCPQCALPNAAGALCGRCLQHPPAFDRTFAPFRYAYPLDRLLHQFKYHQQLFISPLLTDSLITQWPQHEDANQAAVLLAMPMHINRLRQRGFNHALLLAKQLQRHWAMPLDLEGCTRIVDTQTQAGMDMRTRVRNLRGAFTTAKQWHGKHVVVVDDVMTTGASMHAVANVLKQAGAERVTALVLARTLKDTVD
- the bioB gene encoding biotin synthase BioB; protein product: MEQQTSAAAVSSEIQTSVINLDGLKPSSACHPTVERWRVEDIMALFALPFNDLLHRAHSVHREHFDPNAVQVSTLLSIKTGGCSEDCGYCPQAARYHTEVENEPLMQLDEVLAAAKAAKDSGASRFCMGAAWRGPKQRDLEPVLKMISEVKAMGLQTCATLGMLKEGQAEQLKDAGLDYYNHNLDTAPEFYGDVITTRTYQDRLDTLDRVRSVAINVCSGGIIGMGETRAQRAGLVAQLANMEQPPESVPINLLTQVEGTPLHGTDALDPLEFVRTIAIARITMPTSFVRLSAGRQSMGEAVQALCFHAGANSIFYGEKLLTTGNPEVASDNLLFEKLGLKKI
- the bioF gene encoding 8-amino-7-oxononanoate synthase is translated as MSSLLDYLAADLDKRQTQGLMRQRRLLDSPQAEHITANGQAFLSFCSNDYLGLANDPALVAALQAAATEAGVGSGASNLITGHHRYHDQLEQALAAFVGKPSALLFSTGYMANIGVISALMGRDDAVFSDKLNHACLNDGAFLSRATHHRFAHNDVAALEKLLQASTARHKLVTADAVFSMDGDIAPLADYLSLCERYDAYLYVDDAHGFGVLGPQGRGTLQHLGLASPRLIMMGTLGKAAGVAGAFVAAEKIVIDYLIQHANSYIYTTPAPPPLSAALLASLHEIETGDARRQQLFDMIALLKRELALTRWHLQVSETAIQPLIVGDNHEALALSHYLQLRGILVPAIRPPTVPLNTARLRISLSAAHGEADVRALISALHAAEREIPVGPQA
- the bioH gene encoding pimeloyl-ACP methyl ester esterase BioH, with the protein product MSCFIEIMGQGKPLVMLHGWGMNSAVWERVVKRLSANYRLFLVDLPGMGQSRPVYPYHLHSVAEAVAEEIPGVSTILGWSLGGLVAQQIALNQPDRVEKLILVGTNPCFVSKPDWPHGIDARHFEQFNARFAQDFNATLLNFLTLQCMHAKDARATVRQLRTAFAAKPTPSQDHLNQALEILLQTDLREEVSRLFQPTLLIHGDRDTLAPVSAAHWLAMHMQRASLRVIAGASHAPFLSHAEVFCDAVDGFMADDASLRAAES